One window of Mesorhizobium sp. PAMC28654 genomic DNA carries:
- the ilvD gene encoding dihydroxy-acid dehydratase: protein MDVRVISKADLPSRHVTVGPARAPHRSYLYAMGLSAAEIAQPLVGVASCWNEAAPCNISLMRQAQVVKKGVAAANGTPREFCTITVTDGIAMGHQGMKSSLVSRDVIADSVELTMRGHCYDALVGLAGCDKSLPGMMMAMVRLNVPSIFIYGGSILPGSYRGRQITVQDVFEAVGQHSVGTISDAELLEIEQVACPSAGSCGAQFTANTMATVAEAIGLALPYSCGAPAPYEMRDRFNFASGEKIMELIARNIRPRDIVTLRALENAATVVSATGGSTNAALHLPAIAHEAGIKFDLFDVARIFEKTPYIADLKPGGKYVAKDMFEAGGIPLLMKTLLDHGYLHGDCLTVTGRTLAENMEHVAWNEDQDVVRPANRPITKTGGVVGLKGNLAPEGAIVKVAGMAELKFSGPARCFDSEEECFEAVTNRNYKEGEVIVIRYEGPRGGPGMREMLSTTAALYGQGMGGKVALITDGRFSGATRGFCIGHVGPEAALGGPIGLLRDGDMISIDAVNGTIEVALSETELETRARTWKPRTTDYQSGAIWKYAQTVGPARDGAVTHPGGAKETHCYADI from the coding sequence ATGGACGTCAGAGTCATCTCCAAGGCCGATCTGCCAAGCCGCCACGTGACCGTTGGTCCGGCGCGGGCGCCGCACCGTTCCTATCTCTATGCGATGGGGTTGTCGGCGGCCGAGATCGCGCAGCCTCTTGTTGGCGTCGCCAGTTGCTGGAATGAAGCAGCGCCCTGCAACATTTCGCTGATGCGCCAGGCCCAAGTGGTCAAGAAAGGCGTGGCCGCGGCCAACGGCACGCCGCGCGAGTTCTGCACGATCACCGTCACCGACGGCATCGCCATGGGGCACCAGGGCATGAAGTCGTCGCTGGTGTCGCGCGATGTCATCGCCGATTCGGTCGAACTCACCATGCGCGGCCATTGCTACGACGCGCTGGTCGGCCTCGCTGGTTGTGACAAGTCATTGCCTGGCATGATGATGGCCATGGTGCGGCTCAACGTGCCGTCGATCTTCATCTATGGCGGCTCGATCCTGCCCGGCAGCTATCGCGGCCGGCAGATCACCGTGCAGGACGTGTTCGAAGCCGTCGGCCAGCACTCGGTCGGCACGATCAGCGATGCCGAACTGCTTGAAATCGAGCAGGTGGCCTGTCCCTCGGCCGGCTCCTGCGGCGCCCAGTTCACCGCCAACACCATGGCCACGGTCGCCGAGGCGATCGGGCTGGCCTTGCCCTATTCCTGCGGAGCGCCGGCGCCCTACGAGATGCGCGACCGTTTCAACTTCGCCTCGGGCGAGAAGATCATGGAGCTGATCGCCAGGAACATCCGCCCCCGAGACATCGTCACGCTGAGAGCGCTGGAAAATGCGGCGACCGTGGTTTCCGCCACGGGCGGCTCGACCAACGCGGCGCTGCATCTGCCGGCGATCGCGCATGAGGCCGGCATAAAGTTCGATTTGTTCGATGTCGCCAGGATTTTCGAGAAGACGCCTTACATCGCAGACCTGAAGCCGGGCGGCAAATATGTCGCCAAGGACATGTTCGAGGCCGGCGGCATTCCACTGCTGATGAAGACCTTGCTCGACCACGGCTATCTGCATGGTGATTGCCTGACGGTGACTGGCCGCACTTTGGCCGAAAATATGGAACACGTTGCCTGGAATGAAGATCAGGACGTGGTCCGTCCCGCCAACCGGCCCATCACAAAAACTGGCGGCGTCGTGGGCTTGAAGGGAAACCTTGCCCCCGAGGGCGCGATTGTGAAGGTCGCGGGCATGGCGGAGCTGAAATTCTCAGGCCCGGCCCGTTGCTTCGATTCGGAAGAGGAATGTTTCGAAGCCGTGACGAACCGCAACTACAAGGAAGGCGAGGTCATCGTCATCCGCTACGAGGGTCCGCGCGGCGGCCCGGGCATGCGCGAGATGCTGTCGACAACGGCGGCGCTTTACGGCCAGGGCATGGGCGGCAAGGTGGCGTTGATCACAGACGGGCGCTTTTCAGGCGCTACACGTGGTTTCTGCATCGGCCATGTCGGTCCAGAAGCCGCCTTGGGCGGCCCGATCGGACTGCTCAGGGATGGTGACATGATCTCGATCGACGCTGTGAACGGCACGATCGAAGTGGCGTTGTCCGAAACGGAACTGGAGACAAGGGCAAGGACGTGGAAGCCGCGCACGACCGACTATCAGTCGGGCGCGATCTGGAAATATGCACAGACGGTAGGGCCGGCCCGCGATGGCGCGGTCACCCATCCGGGCGGTGCGAAAGAAACACACTGCTATGCGGACATCTGA
- the argS gene encoding arginine--tRNA ligase, whose translation MNIFADFNARIIKAVEALDLKDRDGASPDLSRIAVEPPRDASHGDLATNAAMVLAKPTGQNPRALAERLAEALRADKDVAAAEVAGPGFVNLRLKDGFWQAHLTALLGEGRNYGRSTVGGGKKANVEYVSANPTGPMHVGHCRGAVVGDALANIMMFAGYDVTKEYVINDAGSQIDVLGRSAMLRYREALGEDVGEIPAGLYPGDYLVPVGEALVKEFGRSLLQMPEDEALAIVKDRTIDAMMAMIREDLALLNVRHDVFFSERTLHADNAKKIRSAINDLTLKGHIYKGKLPPPKGEKPEDWEDREQTLFRSTAVGDDMDRALVKSDGSFTYFAADVAYLKDKVDRGFVELIYVLGADHGGYVKRLEALARAIAGDDVKLTVLLCNLVKLFREGEPVRMSKRSGDFVTLREVVEEVGRDPIRFMMLYRKSDAPLDFDFAKVTEQSKDNPVFYVQYASARCHSVFRQASEQLGEANFDRNSLAAATALLTDEGEIGLIRKLAEYPRLIESAALALEPHRLAFYLYDLASSLHGHWNRGTDNPDLRFVKVNDRQLTHARLGLVQAVSDVLTSGLTLIGAAAPTEMR comes from the coding sequence ATGAACATTTTCGCCGATTTCAACGCGCGAATCATAAAAGCCGTAGAAGCGCTCGATCTGAAGGACCGTGACGGCGCCTCACCGGACCTGTCCCGCATCGCCGTCGAGCCGCCGCGTGACGCCAGTCATGGCGACCTGGCGACCAACGCCGCCATGGTGCTCGCCAAGCCGACAGGCCAAAACCCGCGGGCGCTGGCCGAGAGGCTGGCGGAGGCGCTGCGCGCCGACAAGGATGTCGCCGCCGCCGAGGTAGCCGGTCCCGGCTTCGTCAATCTCAGGCTCAAGGACGGGTTCTGGCAGGCGCACCTGACCGCGCTTCTCGGCGAAGGCCGCAATTATGGTCGGTCGACGGTCGGCGGCGGCAAGAAGGCCAATGTCGAATATGTTTCCGCCAACCCGACCGGTCCGATGCATGTCGGCCATTGCCGTGGCGCCGTGGTGGGTGACGCGCTGGCCAACATCATGATGTTCGCCGGCTACGACGTGACCAAGGAATATGTCATCAACGACGCTGGTTCGCAGATCGATGTCCTCGGTCGCTCTGCCATGCTGCGCTATCGCGAAGCGCTCGGCGAAGATGTCGGCGAGATTCCGGCCGGTCTCTATCCGGGGGACTATCTGGTTCCTGTCGGCGAGGCGCTGGTCAAGGAATTCGGCCGTTCCTTGCTGCAGATGCCCGAAGACGAGGCGCTCGCCATCGTCAAGGACCGGACGATCGATGCCATGATGGCAATGATCCGCGAGGATCTGGCGCTGCTCAACGTGCGCCACGACGTGTTCTTCTCGGAGCGCACACTGCATGCCGATAATGCCAAGAAGATCCGCTCTGCGATCAACGACCTGACGCTGAAGGGGCATATCTACAAGGGCAAGCTGCCGCCACCCAAGGGCGAGAAGCCGGAGGACTGGGAGGATCGCGAGCAGACTTTGTTCCGCTCGACGGCGGTCGGCGACGATATGGACCGGGCACTGGTCAAGTCCGATGGCTCGTTCACCTATTTCGCCGCCGACGTCGCCTACCTCAAGGACAAGGTCGATCGCGGTTTCGTCGAACTCATCTATGTGCTCGGCGCGGATCATGGTGGCTATGTCAAGCGGCTGGAGGCTTTGGCGCGGGCGATTGCCGGCGACGATGTCAAGCTGACAGTGCTGCTGTGCAACTTGGTCAAGCTGTTTCGCGAGGGCGAACCGGTTCGCATGTCGAAGCGGTCCGGTGATTTCGTGACTCTGCGCGAAGTGGTGGAAGAGGTCGGCCGTGACCCGATCCGCTTCATGATGCTCTACCGCAAGAGCGATGCGCCCCTCGATTTCGATTTCGCCAAGGTGACCGAGCAGTCGAAGGACAATCCGGTATTTTATGTGCAGTACGCCTCGGCGCGCTGCCATTCCGTGTTCCGGCAAGCGAGCGAACAGTTGGGCGAGGCTAATTTCGATCGCAACAGCCTGGCGGCGGCCACCGCTTTGCTGACCGATGAAGGTGAGATCGGCCTGATCCGCAAGCTTGCGGAATATCCGCGGCTGATCGAGTCCGCGGCGCTTGCGCTCGAGCCGCATCGACTGGCATTTTACCTGTATGATCTGGCCTCCAGCTTGCACGGACACTGGAACCGCGGCACCGATAATCCGGACTTACGGTTTGTTAAGGTTAACGACCGACAATTGACGCATGCCAGACTAGGGCTGGTGCAGGCTGTCTCGGACGTGTTGACGTCCGGCCTGACGCTGATCGGAGCCGCCGCGCCCACCGAAATGCGTTAG
- a CDS encoding deoxyguanosinetriphosphate triphosphohydrolase, whose protein sequence is MTNELGDIGFGYRPRALYACDPAKSRGRLFDEVESPTRTPFQRDRDRIIHSTAFRRLKHKTQVFVAHEGDHYRTRLTHSIEVAQIARALARALRGDEDLAEAVALVHDFGHTPFGHTGEDALNERMGAWGGFDHNAQSLRVVTRLERRYAEFDGLNLTWETLEGLVKHNGPLMDASRKGLKGPVPQAILDYSELHDLELDRFAGIEAQCAAIADDIAYNTHDIDDGLRAGLLTLDMLETVSLPGTILAGVRARYPALDDVRTGHELMRRQITMMVEDVIKSTTGNLERIRPGSADAVRAAGETMVTFSAEMAALEKELKVFLYKHLYRHKEVMRVRGEAEQIVKDLFDAYFADPHAMPDGWREGLDRADDRIKARSVADFLAGMTDTYALKEHRRLFDHTPDLS, encoded by the coding sequence ATGACCAACGAGTTGGGTGACATCGGATTCGGCTACCGGCCGCGCGCTTTATATGCCTGCGATCCGGCAAAGTCGCGCGGGCGATTGTTCGACGAGGTCGAGAGCCCGACCCGCACGCCGTTCCAGCGCGACCGCGACCGCATCATCCACTCGACGGCGTTCCGCCGGCTGAAGCACAAGACGCAAGTTTTCGTCGCGCATGAGGGCGATCACTACCGCACCCGGCTGACGCATTCGATCGAGGTGGCGCAGATCGCGCGCGCCCTTGCACGCGCATTGCGCGGCGACGAGGATCTCGCCGAAGCCGTGGCGCTGGTGCATGATTTCGGCCACACGCCGTTCGGCCATACCGGCGAGGATGCGCTGAACGAGAGGATGGGTGCCTGGGGCGGCTTCGACCACAATGCGCAGTCGCTCCGCGTCGTGACCCGGCTGGAGCGGCGCTATGCCGAATTCGATGGACTGAATCTCACCTGGGAAACGCTGGAGGGATTGGTCAAGCACAATGGGCCGCTGATGGACGCCAGCAGAAAAGGGCTCAAGGGGCCGGTGCCGCAGGCGATTCTCGACTATTCCGAACTGCATGACCTCGAACTCGACCGATTCGCCGGCATCGAGGCGCAGTGCGCGGCGATCGCGGATGACATCGCCTACAACACCCATGATATCGACGACGGCCTCAGGGCAGGGCTGCTGACGCTTGACATGCTGGAGACGGTCTCGCTGCCGGGAACGATCCTGGCGGGCGTGCGCGCGCGCTATCCGGCGCTCGACGACGTGCGCACCGGGCATGAACTCATGCGGCGGCAAATCACGATGATGGTCGAGGACGTGATCAAGTCGACCACCGGCAATCTGGAGCGCATCAGGCCTGGCAGCGCCGACGCGGTGAGGGCGGCAGGCGAGACGATGGTCACGTTTTCCGCCGAAATGGCTGCCCTGGAGAAGGAACTGAAGGTCTTTCTCTACAAGCATCTCTACCGGCACAAGGAAGTCATGCGCGTGCGCGGCGAGGCCGAGCAGATCGTCAAGGACCTGTTCGACGCCTATTTCGCCGATCCGCATGCCATGCCGGATGGCTGGCGCGAAGGGCTCGACCGGGCCGACGATCGCATCAAGGCGCGTAGCGTGGCCGATTTCCTGGCGGGCATGACCGACACCTATGCGCTCAAGGAACATAGGCGTTTGTTTGACCATACGCCGGATTTGAGCTAG
- a CDS encoding tetratricopeptide repeat protein, giving the protein MRTSELLRSSVLSALVAAAIFGAVGQAMAFDDKVFDDKTGVKPQSSPWAVFQFGFSAYKNGHKEQAAEAYKYAAENGQIGATWKLARMYAEGDGVARDDYEAFKFFSEIVDQDVEPGSPEESYVSDALVALGDYLRKGIPGSPVTENEVAAQEYYMRAAANYRNPNAQFEMGQMFLKGEGGVKASVKQAGRWFQLAAEKGHAGAQATLGNLLFQSGKIVRGLAMMTAALERASPADQPWIRGMQEEAFAAAGEADRRTAISLADDILTKGGGEGGGDQ; this is encoded by the coding sequence ATGCGGACATCTGAGTTGTTGAGGTCGTCTGTCCTTTCGGCACTGGTCGCGGCAGCGATCTTTGGCGCCGTGGGCCAGGCCATGGCCTTCGACGACAAGGTGTTCGACGACAAGACCGGCGTGAAGCCGCAGTCCAGCCCGTGGGCTGTGTTCCAGTTCGGATTCTCCGCCTACAAGAACGGCCACAAGGAACAGGCGGCGGAAGCCTATAAATACGCCGCCGAGAACGGCCAGATCGGCGCCACATGGAAGCTTGCGCGCATGTATGCCGAAGGCGACGGCGTGGCGCGCGACGACTATGAGGCGTTCAAGTTCTTCTCGGAGATCGTCGATCAGGATGTCGAGCCCGGCTCGCCGGAGGAAAGCTATGTTTCCGACGCGCTGGTGGCGCTGGGCGACTATCTCCGCAAGGGCATTCCCGGCAGTCCGGTCACGGAAAACGAGGTGGCTGCCCAGGAATATTACATGCGCGCCGCCGCCAATTACCGCAATCCGAACGCACAGTTCGAGATGGGCCAGATGTTCCTGAAGGGCGAGGGCGGCGTCAAGGCCAGCGTCAAGCAGGCCGGCCGCTGGTTCCAGCTCGCTGCAGAAAAAGGCCATGCCGGCGCCCAGGCGACGCTTGGCAACCTGCTGTTCCAGAGCGGCAAGATCGTTCGCGGCCTGGCGATGATGACGGCGGCGCTCGAACGCGCTTCGCCGGCCGATCAGCCCTGGATTCGCGGTATGCAGGAAGAGGCGTTTGCCGCCGCCGGCGAGGCCGACCGTCGCACCGCGATTTCGCTGGCCGACGACATCCTTACCAAGGGCGGTGGCGAAGGTGGCGGCGACCAGTAG
- a CDS encoding VOC family protein, whose protein sequence is MPAIGAVRQIALSAGRNLDTTLAFWRDVLGMSVHARFDPPGIAFIMAGGVRLLFTDGIPAGTVYLDITGLEDFHAQAKAAGVPFTAPPTLVHRDTEGMFGPAGESEWMAFLKDPAGNTIGLVERHPPQ, encoded by the coding sequence ATGCCTGCCATAGGCGCGGTCCGACAGATCGCGCTTTCAGCCGGACGCAATCTCGATACAACTCTGGCCTTCTGGCGTGATGTTCTGGGCATGAGCGTGCATGCCCGCTTCGATCCGCCAGGCATCGCCTTCATCATGGCTGGCGGAGTGCGGCTGTTGTTCACCGACGGCATCCCGGCCGGAACTGTCTATCTCGACATCACCGGTCTTGAGGATTTTCACGCCCAGGCGAAGGCCGCGGGCGTGCCCTTCACCGCACCGCCGACCCTGGTCCATCGCGATACCGAGGGCATGTTCGGACCGGCAGGGGAAAGCGAATGGATGGCCTTCCTAAAGGACCCGGCAGGCAATACGATCGGCCTCGTCGAGCGCCATCCGCCGCAATAG
- the erpA gene encoding iron-sulfur cluster insertion protein ErpA: MGADAKTGMKVDMTEAAAKRIAKIVSGETGKTALRVSVEGGGCSGFSYKFDLVDGRNDDDVAIERDGATVLIDDLSLVYMGGSVIDFVDDLMGQSFQIRNPNAVASCGCGTSFSI; encoded by the coding sequence ATGGGCGCGGATGCCAAGACTGGCATGAAAGTCGACATGACCGAAGCCGCCGCCAAGCGGATCGCCAAGATTGTGTCTGGCGAAACAGGCAAAACGGCGCTGCGCGTTTCCGTCGAAGGCGGCGGCTGCTCCGGATTTTCCTACAAGTTCGATCTGGTTGATGGTCGCAATGACGACGACGTCGCCATCGAAAGAGACGGCGCCACCGTGCTGATCGACGACCTGTCGCTGGTCTATATGGGCGGTTCGGTGATCGATTTCGTCGATGACCTGATGGGCCAGTCGTTCCAGATCAGGAACCCAAATGCGGTCGCGTCCTGCGGCTGCGGCACCAGCTTCTCCATCTAG